In the Raineyella fluvialis genome, CGTCGCCTGGCCGCGGTCGGCCGGCACCACCTTGAGGCGGAGCAGTAGCTTGCCGGGGGTGGCGCCGAGGAACCGGGTGAACAGGACGTAGTAGACGAACCAGATGGCCATCGGGGCCAGCGTGGCCCACAGCGCCGGCCAGAAGCCCATCACCCCGACAGGGGTGGGCAACGACCCCAACATCGCCGCCGGATCGGTCACTGCGCCGTTCAGCAGGCCCTGCTGCCACGCGACGAGTGCCTCGTTGTACGGGGCCATCAACCCCGCCGTGGCGACGCCCGTGAGGATGCCCAGCAGGACCGAGTCGATCAGGAATGCGACGAGCCGCTGCCACCAGCCGGCCAACTGCACGCCGTCAGCGGTCGTCGGACCCGTCTGGTAGCCCTGGTATCCGTAGACCGACCGGCCGTAGTCCTGCTGCCCGTAGGGAGAGGGAGAGCCGCCCTGCTGGCCGTACGGATAGCCGCCCTGCTGACCGTACGGGTAACCGCCCTGCTGGCCGTACGGGTACCCGCCCTGCTGCTGGCCGTAACCGTTCTGGCCATAGCCCTGCTGGCCGGCCTGCCCATAGCCCTGCTGGCCGTTTTGGCCATAGCCGGTCTGGCCGTAACCCTGCTGGCCATAGCCGGTCTGGCCGTAACCCTGCTGGCCAGCCTGACCGTAGCCCCTGGCCGCCTCAGCGACCCGGACCTGCTCGGTCCAGCGCACGCCGTCCCAGTAGCGCTCCTGGTGCGTCGGGGCGGCGGGATCGGGATACCAGCCGGCGGGAACGAGGGGGCGATCGGGCACGTTGTCAGTCACGCCCCCAGCCTACGTGGAGCCGGTCCCAGGCCGGCGCCCCTGCCCAGCCGTCAGCGCGGGCCTCCACCGGTGATGGCCCACTGGCGGATCAGGTCGATGCGCTTCTCCAGCGTCTCCTCGTCCGCGGCTGCGGACGGTGGTCCCCCGGTCGTCTGCACGAGTTTGTTGTGGATGACGCCGTGCGGCAGGTCGGTCCGGTGGTTCCAGGCCGCGACCAGGGAGTTCA is a window encoding:
- a CDS encoding RDD family protein, which translates into the protein MTDNVPDRPLVPAGWYPDPAAPTHQERYWDGVRWTEQVRVAEAARGYGQAGQQGYGQTGYGQQGYGQTGYGQNGQQGYGQAGQQGYGQNGYGQQQGGYPYGQQGGYPYGQQGGYPYGQQGGSPSPYGQQDYGRSVYGYQGYQTGPTTADGVQLAGWWQRLVAFLIDSVLLGILTGVATAGLMAPYNEALVAWQQGLLNGAVTDPAAMLGSLPTPVGVMGFWPALWATLAPMAIWFVYYVLFTRFLGATPGKLLLRLKVVPADRGQATEKLGWGACALRAIVWVLPEISGLALSVLGVAVALAAFRYVDGLWPVWDRKRQALHDKAARTQVIRTR